Proteins encoded by one window of Pelmatolapia mariae isolate MD_Pm_ZW linkage group LG14, Pm_UMD_F_2, whole genome shotgun sequence:
- the LOC134640607 gene encoding extracellular calcium-sensing receptor-like has product MNNKHGSAAVLDNCVFLGEEDKNSLYEDGDFVIGGLFPSHYNPGFSHPTYKEKPTTNMYNFSSRALRWIQTMTFTIKEINGRSDLLPHLKLGFHIHDSCDDIPVSLRASLLLVNGQPDRGFRAESFYRDKVLKNNDSNLGCDAVCRTVSSVIIGDAGSGVSMALLRSLGCFHIPLVSYFASCSCLSNQREFPTSMRTMPSDTFQIRALARLVSYFGWTWVGVIGVESDYARFAIQLFLQESVHYGVCAAYTHFYPVVVSQQALDDLLNVIQFSSSKVIINFSGESEMQSILREIMRRNVTGLQWIASEAWATAKSLWEKSGDLLMGTLGFAIRRAATIPGLKQHLTSLTASSLHKSAFLAEFWEETFDCQLNGSVNTHSHGSDNFFDRQPVMILGPFDPAILCFLLFRCWFACVSPFRHSVFIPPSSWSFSLQARSPLRRLHLGSIYIHTRPASAPRDSTNQPQHGSSRLTRGERSDASPKPGRVDNPHLKYESKDRGDKCY; this is encoded by the exons ATGAACAACAAGCAtggctcagctgctgttttggaTAACTGTGTATTTTTGGGAGAAGAGGATAAAAATAGTCTTTACGAGGATGGAGATTTTGTTATAGGGGGCTTATTTCCTTCACATTACAATCCTGGGTTTTCTCATCCAACCTATAAAGAAAAACCAACAACTAATATGTATAA TTTTAGCTCTCGTGCCTTGCGGTGGATACAGACCATGACTTTCACAATTAAAGAAATCAATGGCCGCAGTGATCTCCTGCCACACCTAAAGCTAGGTTTTCACATCCATGACAGTTGTGATGACATACCTGTGTCTCTGAGAGCTTCTTTGTTGTTGGTTAATGGGCAGCCAGACAGAGGCTTCAGAGCTGAGAGTTTCTACAGGGACAAAGTTCTAAAAAACAATGACTCTAATTTAGGCTGTGATGCTGTTTGCCGAACTGTGTCTTCAGTAATCATAGGAGATGCTGGCTCTGGGGTGTCTATGGCACTGCTTCGAAGTCTGGGTTGTTTCCATATCCCTCTG GTGAGCTATTTTGCATCCTGCAGCTGTCTGAGTAACCAAAGGGAGTTCCCTACCTCTATGCGCACCATGCCTAGTGACACCTTCCAGATTAGAGCTCTGGCTCGACTGGTTAGTTATTTTGGCTGGACCTGGGTGGGAGTGATTGGTGTGGAATCTGATTATGCCCGTTTTGCCATCCAGCTCTTCCTTCAGGAGTCAGTGCACTATGGTGTGTGTGCTGCCTACACACATTTCTACCCTGTAGTGGTCAGTCAGCAGGCTCTAGATGACCTACTGAATGTCATTCAG TTTTCATCCTCAAAGGTCATCATTAACTTTTCTGGTGAGTCGGAGATGCAGAGTATTCTGAGAGAGATCATGCGTCGGAACGTGACTGGCCTGCAGTGGATTGCAAGTGAGGCATGGGCCACTGCCAAGTCACTCTGGGAGAAGTCTGGAGATCTTCTGATGGGAACATTAGGATTTGCGATCAGGAGAGCTGCCACAATTCCTGGGCTTAAACAACATCTCACCAGTCTTACAGCATCCTCTCTTCATAAATCAGCTTTCCTGGCAGAATTTTGGGAAGAGACTTTTGACTGTCAACTAAATGGGTCAGTGAATACCCATTCTCATGGCTCTGACAATTTCTTTGACAGACAgcctgtcatgatcctgggtccttttgacccagcgatTTTGTGTTTCCTATTATT TCGTTGCTGGTTCGCCTGCGTTAGTCCCTTCCGTCATTCTGTGTTTATTCCTCCGTCTTCCTGGTCATTCTCCCTGCAAG CTCGCTCCCCACTACGCcgtctgcatcttgggtccatTTATATTCACACACGGCCTGCCTCGGCACCCCGTGACAGTACAAACCAGCCACAACATGGATCCAGCAGACTTACCCGGGGAGAGCGATCTGATGCGAGTCCAAAGCCTGGTCGAGTGGATAACCCACACCTCAAATATGAGAGCAAGGATCGTGGGGATAAATGCTATTGA
- the LOC134640606 gene encoding extracellular calcium-sensing receptor-like, with amino-acid sequence MKEIHTAQKISMLKLKLGAEVYFDENGDPPANYEIINWQLINGKVHHVTLGNLTFAANGDYKLSIDEDKIVWRTGKTVPTSVCSNVCPAGTRKAQIQGKPICCFDCVPCAEGTIANSTGAADCTPCPKEYWSNERKDECIPRTIEFLKYHEPMGIALTVVSLLGASVSLATMVVFVHNKETPVIKASNFELSSLLLFSLFLCFLCPLTFLGKPTVWSCMLCHTTFGVTFALCISCVLGKTIVVVTAFKVTFPGNKVAGKFGHAQQRIIVCSCTFFQVVICALWLTSNPPYPHMLFTSSNNMIVLECNTGSEFAFYVVMGNIGILAIICLILAFMARKLPDNFNEAKLITFSMLIFCAVWITFIPAYISSPGKFTVAVEIFAILSSAFGLLSSIFAPKCYIIFLKPERNTKKHVMGKTIN; translated from the exons ATGAAAGAGATCCACACAGCCCAGAAAATCAGCATGCTGAAG TTGAAGCTTGGTGCCGAGGTGTATTTTGATGAAAATGGTGATCCTCCTGCTAATTATGAAATTATTAACTGGCAGTTGATAAATGGAAAAGTGCATCATGTGACACTTGGTAATTTGACATTTGCTGCAAATGGTGATTACAAGCTCAGCATTGACGAGGACAAAATAGTGTGGAGGACAGGGAAAACA GTGCCCACATCAGTGTGTTCTAATGTTTGCCCAGCTGGAACCAGAAAAGCTCAAATTCAGGGAAAACCTATATGTTGTTTTGACTGTGTACCCTGTGCTGAGGGAACTATAGCCAACTCAACAG GTGCAGCAGACTGCACACCTTGTCCAAAGGAATACTGGTCCAATGAGAGAAAAGATGAGTGCATTCCTAGGACAATTGAGTTCCTGAAATATCACGAGCCCATGGGAATAGCTCTAACAGTTGTATCCCTGTTAGGGGCCTCAGTATCTCTGGCCACaatggtggtttttgtccacaACAAAGAAACTCCTGTGATAAAAGCCAGCAACTTTGAGCTGAGCTCTCTCTTAttattctctctttttctgtgctttctctGTCCTCTCACTTTCCTAGGTAAGCCAACAGTCTGGTCATGCATGCTGTGCCACACCACTTTTGGTGTGACATTTGCCCTTTGCATTTCCTGTGTCTTGGGAAAAACCATTGTTGTTGTCACAGCCTTCAAAGTCACATTTCCTGGTAACAAAGTTGCTGGAAAGTTTGGTCATGCACAACAAAGAATCATTGTTTGCTCCTGCACTTTCTTTCAAGTGGTAATATGCGCATTATGGCTGACTTCAAACCCACCTTACCCACATATGTTGTTCACATCCAGCAACAACATGATTGTTCTGGAATGCAACACAGGATCTGAGTTTGCTTTTTATGTAGTGATGGGAAACATTGGGATCCTTGCGATCATTTGTTTGATCCTGGCATTTATGGCAAGAAAACTTCCTGATAATTTCAATGAAGCCAAATTGATCACATTCAGCATGCTGATATTCTGTGCTGTGTGGATTACCTTCATCCCAGCATACATCAGCTCTCCTGGAAAGTTCACTGTAGCTGTAGAAATATTTGCAATTTTGTCCTCAGCTTTTGGCCTATTAAGTAGCATTTTTGCACCCAAGTGTTACATAATATTTCTTAAGCCAGAAAGAAATACCAAGAAACATGTTATGGGAAAAACTATAaactaa
- the LOC134640603 gene encoding extracellular calcium-sensing receptor-like, with translation MNNKHGSAAVLDNCVFLGEEDKNSLYEDGDVVIGGLFPLHYSPVFSRPTYKEKPTTNMYKYFSSRALRWIQTMTFTIKEINGRSDLLPHLKLGFHIHDSCDDIPVSLRASLLLVNGQPDRGFRAESCDAVRRTVSSVIIGDAGSGVSMALLRSLGCFHIPLVSYFASCSCLSNQREFPTFMRTMPSDTFQIRALARLVSYFGWTWVGVIGVESDYARFAIQLFLQESVHYGVCAAYTHFYPVVVSQQAIDDLLNVIQFSSSKVIINFSGESEMQSILREIMRRNVTGLQWIASEAWATAKSLWEKSGDLLMGTLGFAIRRAATIPGLKQHLTSFTASSLHKSAFLAEFWEETFDCQLNGSVNTHSHGSDNFFDRQPCKGTEDLNDVYSPYSDVTQLRVSYNIYKAVYLVAYALQDLSNCKLGKGPFLNGTCADPKNFKPWQLIHYMKRANFSALGEKVNFDQNGDPIAYYDLMNWQRAPDGSLNLVKVGFYDASLPSGHSLVINDSVIQWPLGKKAIQSVCSSSCPPGTRVVRRKGEPICCYDCVPCTEGEVSNKTDSLECSRCSADTWSNTARNLCIPRTTEYLSYYEFMGILLCVASVFGACLSLFIITIFISYKDTPLVRANNMELSFLLLAFLAICFLVGLLFIGEPSDWLCRIRYPAFGISFALCISCLLAKTAVVLMAFRSTLPRSNVMKWFGSNQQRASVLLGTAVQVIICFIWLLTSPPYANNNTDYHGATIIKECVPGSEVGFWSVLGYIGILACGCLLMAFLARKLPDHFNEAKFIAFSMLIFFAVWITFIPVYVSTAGKYTVAVHIFAILASAFALLFCIFVPKCYIILLRPEKNCKKK, from the exons ATGAACAACAAACAtggctcagctgctgttttggaTAACTGTGTATTTTTGGGAGAAGAGGATAAAAATAGTCTTTACGAGGATGGAGATGTTGTTATAGGGGGCTTATTTCCTTTACATTACAGTCCTGTGTTTTCTCGTCCAACCTATAAAGAAAAACCAACAACTAATATGTATAAGTA TTTCAGCTCTCGTGCCTTGCGGTGGATACAGACCATGACTTTCACAATTAAAGAAATCAATGGCCGCAGTGATCTCCTGCCACACCTAAAGCTAGGTTTTCACATCCATGACAGTTGTGATGACATACCTGTGTCTCTGAGAGCTTCTTTGTTGTTGGTTAATGGGCAGCCAGACAGAGGCTTCAGAGCTGAGA GCTGTGATGCTGTTCGCCGAACTGTGTCTTCAGTAATCATAGGAGATGCTGGCTCTGGGGTGTCTATGGCACTGCTTCGAAGTCTGGGTTGTTTCCATATCCCTCTG GTGAGCTATTTTGCATCCTGCAGCTGTCTGAGTAACCAAAGGGAGTTTCCTACCTTTATGCGCACCATGCCTAGTGACACCTTCCAGATTAGAGCTCTGGCTCGACTGGTTAGTTATTTTGGCTGGACCTGGGTGGGAGTGATTGGTGTGGAATCTGATTATGCCCGTTTTGCCATCCAGCTCTTCCTTCAGGAGTCAGTGCACTATGGTGTGTGTGCTGCCTACACACATTTCTACCCTGTAGTGGTCAGTCAGCAGGCTATAGATGACCTACTGAATGTCATTCAG TTTTCATCCTCAAAGGTCATCATTAACTTTTCTGGTGAGTCGGAGATGCAGAGTATTCTGAGAGAGATCATGCGTCGGAACGTGACTGGCCTGCAGTGGATTGCAAGTGAGGCATGGGCCACTGCCAAGTCACTCTGGGAGAAGTCTGGAGATCTTCTGATGGGAACATTAGGATTTGCGATCAGGAGAGCTGCCACAATTCCTGGGCTTAAACAACATCTCACCAGTTTTACAGCATCCTCTCTTCATAAATCAGCTTTCCTGGCAGAATTTTGGGAAGAGACTTTTGACTGTCAACTAAATGGGTCAGTGAATACCCATTCTCATGGCTCTGACAATTTCTTTGACAGACAGCCATGTAAAGGGACAGAGGATTTAAATGATGTTTACTCTCCTTATTCTGATGTGACACAGCTAAGAGTGTCATATAATATCTACAAGGCTGTGTACCTAGTTGCCTATGCCCTACAAGATTTGAGTAATTGCAAATTAGGAAAGGGGCCTTTTCTTAATGGCACCTGTGCAGACCCCAAAAATTTTAAACCGTGGCAG CTCATTCACTATATGAAACGTGCAAATTTCTCGGCACTGGGAGAGAAAGTCAATTTTGATCAAAATGGTGACCCCATTGCTTATTATGATCTAATGAACTGGCAGAGGGCGCCTGATGGCTCTCTTAATTTGGTGAAAGTCGGCTTCTATGATGCCTCATTACCTTCTGGACACAGCCTAGTTATTAATGACTCAGTGATCCAGTGGCCTCTAGGGAAGAAG GCTATCCAGTCTgtatgcagcagcagctgtccaCCAGGTACTCGCGTCGTCAGGAGAAAGGGGGAACCCATCTGCTGTTATGACTGTGTCCCCTGTACTGAGGGAGAAGTTAGTAATAAGACTG ATTCTTTGGAGTGCTCACGCTGTTCAGCAGACACATGGTCCAATACAGCCAGGAACCTCTGTATACCAAGGACTACTGAATATTTATCTTACTATGAGTTTATGGGTATTCTATTATGTGTTGCATCTGTTTTTGGAGcctgtctttcccttttcatcatcacCATATTCATTTCATATAAAGACACACCACTGGTTCGGGCCAACAACATGGAACTGAGCTTTCTCCTCTTGGCGTTCCTTGCCATTTGTTTCCTTGTTGGCTTGCTGTTTATTGGTGAGCCTTCAGACTGGCTTTGCCGTATTAGGTACCCAGCATTTGGGATCAGTTTCGCCCTCTGCATATCATGCCTCCTCGCCAAGACAGCAGTGGTTCTGATGGCGTTTAGATCCACACTACCAAGAAGTAATGTTATGAAATGGTTTGGATCTAACCAGCAGAGAGCAAGTGTGCTTTTAGGAACAGCTGTCCAG GTAATAATCTGTTTTATCTGGCTGCTTACTAGTCCACCTTATGCCAACAATAATACAGATTACCACGGGGCTACCATCATCAAGGAGTGTGTCCCCGGTTCAGAGGTCGGCTTCTGGTCTGTTCTTGGATACATTGGCATCCTGGCTTGTGGGTGCCTTCTAATGGCTTTTTTAGCTCGAAAGCTGCCTGATCATTTTAATGAGGCAAAGTTCATTGCTTTCAGCATGTTaatattttttgcagtgtgGATTACTTTTATCCCAGTCTATGTGAGCACAGCTGGAAAATATACAGTAGCGGTTCACATTTTTGCCATTTTAGCTTCAGCTTTTGCActtcttttttgcatttttgttccAAAGTGCTATATTATATTGCTAAGACcagaaaaaaactgcaaaaaaaaatga
- the LOC134640604 gene encoding extracellular calcium-sensing receptor-like, which produces MSTSAGKVCILQNSFEPGFIAEGDYIIAGIFPLHYNQEMPDLNCTYKPPPVKCNGFDPRAFRWAQTMRLAVEEVNQNLELLPNYTLGYKIFDSCAYPLTGQRAAMAIVNGMSEDDSPMCSGASPLLAVIAESGSAESIVVSRILQPFRIPMISYFSSCACFTDRTKYPTFFRVIPNDDYQVKAIAQLLVRFNWTWVGVVRGDHEYGRFAVQGLMRELQGTSVCVAYQEMIPLLYNQQRALEIMQVMRSSLARVVVVFSAEGEMTPFLRDYMKQNITGIQWVASEAWVTASVFTGKEYYPYLGGTVGFGIRKGYISRLSNYLETVNPQRYPNNMLVKELWEALYGCSPSLSSASQLPPCSGQESPLKQHSAYLNTSSPRVAYNVYKAVYAIAHSLHNLLMCQPGSGPFKNQSCAQSDNVLPWQLQYYLQEVKFIIAGEEVNFDLKGDSIPYYDIINWQRGTSGNIEFVNVGLFDGTKPAGEELVIQEDMIMWAGDQSEVPVSVCSSSCLPGSRKAVRRGEPVCCFDCVPCDNDKISNQRNAIECTFCPEDFWSNKDRTACISKEVEFLAYDSLGIALTVISVVGACLTIVVLAVFFYHRNTAIVRINNSELSFFILFALTLCFLCSLVFIGEPTFWSCMLRHTVFSITFSLCISCILGKTLVVLAAFTATRPGENIMKWLGPKQQRAIIFSCTLVQVVICGAWLIDANPYPSRNTKYERSKIILECSVGSSLAFWCVLGYIGLQACLCFVLAFLARKLPGNFNEAKFITFSMLIFCAVWLAFIPAYISSPGNYADAVESFAILASSFGLLLCLFAPKCYIILLKPEKNTKQHLMGKEKK; this is translated from the exons ATGT CCACATCTGCAGGAAAAGTGTGCATTCTTCAAAACAGCTTTGAGCCAGGCTTTATAGCTGAGGGTGACTACATTATTGCAGGAATCTTTCCCCTTCATTATAACCAAGAAATGCCAGACCTTAACTGTACCTACAAACCACCGCCAGTGAAGTGTAATGG ATTTGATCCCAGGGCTTTCCGCTGGGCTCAAACGATGAGGCTGGCAGTTGAGGAGGTAAACCAGAATCTGGAGCTTTTGCCCAATTACACCCTGGGGTACAAAATCTTTGATTCATGTGCATATCCACTGACTGGCCAGAGAGCTGCTATGGCTATAGTAAACGGGATGAGTGAAGATGACTCTCCCATGTGTAGCGGTGCTTCTCCGCTCCTTGCTGTAATTGCCGAATCTGGTTCTGCTGAGTCCATTGTGGTGTCAAGAATCCTCCAGCCATTCCGAATCCCAATG ATCAGTTACTTTTCTTCGTGTGCATGTTTCACTGACAGAACAAAATACCCTACCTTTTTCAGGGTAATCCCTAATGATGATTATCAG GTGAAAGCAATTGCTCAGCTGCTGGTACGCTTTAACTGGACTTGGGTGGGGGTGGTGCGAGGAGATCATGAATATGGCCGTTTTGCTGTGCAAGGCTTAATGAGAGAACTACAGGGTACCAGCGTGTGTGTGGCATACCAAGAAATGATTCCTCTGCTCTACAATCAACAGAGGGCACTGGAGATCATGCAG GTAATGCGTAGCTCTTTGGCAAGAGTGGTAGTAGTATTTTCAGCTGAGGGGGAAATGACGCCTTTCTTGAGAGACTACATGAAGCAGAACATCACTGGAATCCAGTGGGTGGCTAGTGAGGCCTGGGTCACAGCATCTGTCTTTACAGGGAAAGAGTATTACCCCTATCTGGGAGGTACAGTCGGGTTTGGCATCAGAAAAGGTTATATCTCAAGACTCAGCAACTACTTGGAAACAGTAAACCCACAGAGGTATCCCAATAATATGCTGGTAAAGGAGCTGTGGGAGGCTCTGTATGGCTGTAGTCCTTCACTGTCTTCTGCCTCCCAGTTGCCACCTTGCTCAGGGCAAGAGTCACCACTGAAGCAGCATTCAGCCTACTTGAATACATCAAGCCCTAGAGTGGCCTATAATGTATATAAGGCGGTATATGCAATTGCTCATTCCCTGCACAACCTTCTCATGTGTCAACCAGGCAGTGGGCCTTTTAAGAACCAGTCATGTGCACAAAGTGACAATGTACTGCCTTGGCAG CTCCAGTACTACCTGCAGGAAGTGAAATTTATAATTGCTGGGGAAGAGGTAAACTTTGACTTGAAGGGTGACTCTATACCCTATTATGATATTATCAACTGGCAGAGAGGCACAAGCGGGAACATTGAATTTGTCAACGTGGGGCTGTTTGATGGAACCAAACCTGCTGGAGAGGAGCTGGTGATCCAGGAGGACATGATAATGTGGGCAGGGGATCAGAGTGAG GTGCCAGTGTCTGTATGCAGTTCCAGCTGTCTTCCAGGGTCCCGGAAGGCTGTCCGTCGTGGGGAGCCTGTCTGCTGCTTTGACTGTGTACCATGTGACAATGACAAGATTAGCAATCAGAGAA ATGCAATAGAATGCACATTTTGTCCTGAGGACTTCTGGTCAAACAAAGACAGAACAGCCTGTATCTCCAAAGAAGTGGAGTTTTTGGCCTATGATTCCTTGGGTATAGCCCTGACAGTCATTTCTGTGGTGGGGGCTTGTCTCACTATAGTTGTTTTAGCAGTGTTCTTTTACCACAGAAACACTGCCATTGTCCGTATCAATAACTCAGAACTTAGTTTCTTTATCTTATTTGCTTTAACactgtgtttcctttgttctctggTTTTCATTGGAGAGCCAACATTTTGGTCCTGCATGCTGCGTCACACTGTCTTTAGCATTACATTTTCACTTTGCATCTCCTGCATCCTGGGAAAGACACTGGTGGTGCTGGCTGCTTTCACTGCCACCCGTCCAGGGGAAAACATCATGAAGTGGTTGGGACCCAAGCAGCAGAGGGCCATTATCTTCAGCTGCACTCTGGTTCAAGTAGTTATTTGTGGTGCTTGGCTAATTGATGCAAACCCTTATCCTTCACGAAATACTAAATACGAACGCTCAAAGATCATATTGGAGTGTAGCGTAGGATCAAGCCTTGCATTCTGGTGTGTTTTAGGATATATTGGTCTCCAGGCCTGTCTCTGCTTTGTACTGGCATTTCTGGCACGCAAGTTGCCAGGCAACTTCAATGAGGCCAAGTTTATCACTTTTAGCATGCTGATCTTCTGTGCTGTGTGGCTGGCATTTATTCCTGCTTATATCAGCTCCCCTGGAAATTATGCAGATGCAGTTGAATCCTTTGCCATTTTGGCCTCCAGCTTTGGCTTGCTACTCTGTCTGTTTGCTCCAAAGTGTTACATAATTTTATTAAAgccagaaaaaaatacaaaacaacacctaatgggaaaagaaaagaagtaa